A region from the Ichthyobacterium seriolicida genome encodes:
- a CDS encoding tail fiber domain-containing protein, with product MSAAQGKALKDQIDNKLDSSLRVDVLDELTSTDVSKALSANQGRILSGMTQTKIDKSKIINNLNSNDATEVLSAAQGKVLKTEIGTKLNISDIVNNLTTNDATKALSAAQGKVLKDQINRLGSGLRVDVLDELTSTDASKALSANQGRILSGMTQTKIDKSKIVNNLNSNDATEVLSAAQGKVLKAEIGTKLNISDIVDDLTTNDPAKALSAAQGKVLKDQIDNKLDSSLRVDVLDELTSTDASKALSANQGKVLNEGLGRKIDKSKIIDNLNSTNATEVLSAAQGKVLKDQIDNKLDSSLRVDVLDELTSTDASKALSANQGKVLNEGLGRKIDKSKIIDNLNSTNATEVLSAAQGKVLKDQIDNKLDSSLRVDVLDELTSTDASKALSANQGRILNEGLGRKIDESKIIDNLNSTDATEVLSAAQGKVLKDQIDNKLDSSLRVDVLDELTSTDASKALSANQGRILNEGLGRKIDESKIIDNLNSTNATEVLSAAQGKVLKDQIDNKLDSSLRVDVLDELTSTDASKALSANQGRTLSLGIQTKIDKSKIINNLNSNDATEVLSAAQGKVLKAEIGTKLNTSDIVDDLVTDIPTKALSAAQGKVLKDQIDNKLDSSLRVDVLDVLTSTDASKALSANQGRILNEGLGRKIDASKIIDNLNSTDATEVLSAAQGKVLKTEIGAKLNISDIVDDLVTNDPNKALSAAQGKVLKTEIGTKLNISDIVNNLTTNDATKALSAAQGKVLKVEIDTKLNTSDIVDDLTTNDPNKTLSAAQGKALKDQIDNKLDSSLRVDVLDELTSTDASKALSANQGRILNEGLGRKIDESKIIDNLNSTNATEVLSAAQGKVLKAEIGTKLNISDIVDDLVTNDPAKALSAAQGKDLKDQIDNKLDSSLRVDVLDELTSTDASKALSANQGRILSGMTQTKIDKSKIINNLNSTNATEVLSAAQGKVLKAEIGTKLNISDIANNLITNDPAKALSAAQGKDLKDQIDNKLDSSLRVDVLDELTSTDASKALSANQGRILNEGLKTKIDKSKIINNLNSTNATEVLSAAQGKVLKAEIGTKLNISDIANNLITNDATKALSAAQGKKLDEKINKNNTLIKDPRDNIITKWSGNGSNGTSGGVAGAVTGTGKKNSFLGINSGNAITTGYQNTAFGFESLKNNTTGHRNTSIGSESLKNNTTGHRNTSIGSESLRDNTTGHRNTSIGAYSLAFNTTGTLNTSIGYSSLYQLVNGEKNVGIGSHPLYEMTTGSNNIAIGPYSLHKITTGNKNIAIGSDAGYYIADGLTFLQASTSSIFIGDNVKAKADNSLNEIVIGYDATGKGNNTAVIGNEGSITSTHLGGILHSAGFNKRSKMIKGFTYNVGDVVLYDWVFYKRTGSAVTITKTTPTPPSDPNWEDISPDKLLKVGTDNLITKWSGKSSNGTSGGTGIENSFLGISSGNAITTGYQNTAFGFESLRDNTIGYRNTSVGAYSLAFNTRGYRNTSIGYASLYNLVDGIKNVGIGSHPLYEMTTGNKNIAIGTSALFNVTAGNSNIVIGNDAGFYIADGLTALTESTNSILIGDNVKALADNSINEIVIGDDATGKGNNTVVIGNEDSITSTHLGGILHSAGFNKRSKMMIGFTYNVGDVVLYDWVFYKRTRSSVTITNTTPTPPSDPNWEDISSDKLLKVGTDNLITKWSGKGSNGTSGGVAGAVSGTGEENSFLGIRSGNAITTGYRNTAFGFKSFEDNTTGYMNTSIGAYSLADNTTGYMNTSIGYAPLYVLVNGKRNVGIGSHPLYSITTGDNNTAIGTYALHKITTGDNNTAIGNQAGYYIANGLHLLTSNNSIFIGNNVKAKADNSINEIVIGNKAEGKGDNTVVIGNSNTTDIHLPGNVHAGTIKLSSDKRIKSIIGISDKESDLKKLLDIEITDYTMRDTNKMGNQHFKKVIAQQIEGIVPNIVGKNSGVIPSVYEFSKSVETIDNMTSITTNKSHGFSKGDMVRLILDNDRESLVKVKEIKSANAFVVDLGDEVSPNKVFVYGKEVDDLRSVDYDGLTTLNISATQAVYDRIVELEKESSILKNENSIIKSENSILKNENSIIKQEVKILKEGLSNSRKEIKNLINILSKAKILDVKDLKSLTEK from the coding sequence TTGTCAGCAGCACAAGGAAAAGCTCTTAAGGATCAAATAGACAATAAGTTAGATTCCAGTTTAAGGGTGGATGTGTTAGATGAATTAACGTCTACTGATGTGAGTAAAGCATTATCAGCGAATCAGGGTAGAATATTGTCTGGAATGACACAAACTAAGATTGATAAGAGTAAGATAATAAATAATTTAAATAGCAATGATGCTACAGAGGTATTATCAGCAGCACAAGGAAAAGTTCTTAAGACAGAGATAGGTACTAAATTAAATATATCTGATATAGTAAATAATTTAACCACTAATGATGCCACTAAGGCATTATCAGCGGCACAAGGAAAAGTTCTTAAGGATCAAATAAACCGTTTAGGTTCTGGTTTAAGGGTGGATGTGTTAGATGAATTAACGTCTACTGACGCGAGTAAAGCATTATCAGCGAACCAGGGCAGAATATTGTCTGGAATGACACAAACTAAGATTGATAAAAGTAAGATAGTAAATAATTTAAATAGCAATGATGCTACAGAGGTATTATCAGCAGCACAAGGAAAAGTTCTTAAGGCAGAAATAGGTACTAAATTAAATATATCTGATATAGTAGATGATTTAACAACTAATGATCCTGCTAAGGCCTTATCGGCAGCACAAGGAAAAGTTCTTAAGGATCAAATAGACAATAAGTTAGATTCCAGTTTAAGAGTGGATGTGTTAGATGAATTAACGTCTACTGATGCGAGTAAAGCCTTATCAGCAAATCAGGGTAAAGTATTAAATGAAGGATTAGGAAGAAAGATTGATAAGAGTAAAATAATAGATAATTTAAATAGCACTAATGCTACAGAGGTATTATCAGCAGCACAAGGCAAAGTTCTTAAGGATCAAATAGACAATAAGTTAGATTCCAGTTTAAGAGTGGATGTGTTAGATGAATTAACGTCTACTGATGCGAGTAAAGCCTTATCAGCAAATCAGGGTAAAGTATTAAATGAAGGATTGGGAAGAAAGATTGATAAGAGTAAAATAATAGATAATTTAAATAGCACTAATGCTACAGAGGTATTATCAGCAGCACAAGGCAAAGTTCTTAAGGATCAAATAGACAATAAGTTAGATTCCAGTTTAAGAGTGGATGTGTTAGATGAATTAACGTCTACTGATGCGAGTAAAGCCTTATCAGCGAATCAGGGTAGAATATTAAATGAAGGATTGGGAAGAAAGATTGATGAGAGTAAAATAATAGATAATTTAAATAGCACTGATGCTACAGAGGTATTGTCAGCGGCACAAGGCAAAGTTCTTAAGGATCAAATAGACAATAAGTTAGATTCCAGTTTAAGGGTGGATGTGTTAGATGAATTAACGTCTACTGATGCGAGTAAAGCCTTATCAGCGAATCAGGGCAGAATATTAAATGAAGGATTGGGAAGAAAGATTGATGAGAGTAAAATAATAGATAATTTAAATAGCACTAATGCTACAGAGGTATTATCAGCAGCACAAGGAAAAGTTCTTAAGGATCAAATAGACAATAAGTTAGATTCCAGTTTAAGGGTGGATGTGTTAGATGAATTAACGTCTACTGATGCGAGTAAAGCCTTATCAGCGAATCAGGGTAGAACATTGTCCCTAGGGATACAGACTAAGATAGATAAGAGTAAGATAATAAATAATTTAAATAGCAATGATGCTACAGAAGTATTATCAGCAGCACAAGGAAAAGTCCTTAAGGCAGAAATAGGTACTAAATTAAATACATCTGATATAGTAGATGATTTAGTTACTGACATTCCTACCAAGGCCTTATCAGCGGCACAAGGAAAAGTCCTTAAGGATCAAATAGACAATAAGTTAGATTCCAGTTTAAGGGTGGATGTGTTAGATGTGTTGACATCTACTGATGCGAGTAAAGCCTTATCAGCGAATCAGGGTAGAATATTAAATGAAGGATTGGGAAGAAAGATAGATGCGAGTAAAATAATAGATAATTTAAATAGCACTGATGCTACAGAGGTATTATCAGCAGCACAAGGGAAAGTTCTTAAGACAGAAATAGGTGCTAAATTAAATATATCTGATATAGTAGATGATTTAGTTACTAATGATCCTAATAAGGCCTTATCAGCAGCACAAGGAAAAGTTCTTAAGACAGAAATAGGTACTAAATTAAATATATCTGATATAGTAAATAATTTAACCACTAATGATGCCACTAAGGCATTATCAGCAGCACAAGGCAAAGTTCTTAAGGTAGAAATAGATACTAAATTAAATACATCTGATATAGTAGATGATTTAACAACTAATGATCCTAATAAGACCTTGTCAGCGGCACAAGGCAAAGCTCTTAAGGATCAAATAGACAATAAGTTAGATTCCAGTTTAAGGGTGGATGTGTTAGATGAATTAACGTCTACTGATGCGAGTAAAGCATTATCAGCAAATCAGGGGAGAATATTAAATGAAGGATTGGGAAGAAAGATTGATGAAAGTAAAATAATAGATAATTTAAATAGCACTAATGCTACAGAGGTATTATCAGCAGCACAAGGAAAAGTTCTTAAGGCAGAAATAGGTACTAAATTAAATATATCTGATATAGTAGATGATTTAGTTACTAATGATCCTGCTAAGGCCTTATCGGCAGCACAAGGAAAAGATCTTAAGGATCAAATAGACAATAAGTTAGATTCCAGTTTAAGAGTGGATGTGTTAGATGAATTAACGTCTACTGATGCGAGTAAAGCATTATCAGCGAATCAGGGTAGAATATTGTCTGGAATGACACAAACTAAGATTGATAAGAGTAAGATAATAAATAATTTAAATAGCACTAATGCCACAGAGGTATTATCAGCAGCACAAGGAAAAGTTCTTAAGGCAGAAATAGGTACTAAATTAAATATATCTGATATAGCAAATAATTTAATCACTAATGATCCTGCTAAGGCCTTATCGGCAGCACAAGGAAAAGATCTTAAGGATCAAATAGACAATAAGTTAGATTCCAGTTTAAGAGTGGATGTGTTAGATGAATTAACGTCTACTGATGCGAGTAAAGCATTATCAGCGAATCAGGGCAGAATATTAAATGAAGGATTGAAAACTAAGATAGATAAGAGTAAGATAATAAATAATTTAAATAGCACTAATGCCACAGAGGTATTATCAGCAGCACAAGGAAAAGTTCTTAAGGCAGAAATAGGTACTAAATTAAATATATCTGATATAGCAAATAATTTAATCACTAATGATGCCACTAAGGCCTTATCAGCGGCTCAGGGGAAGAAATTAGACGAAAAGATAAATAAAAACAATACTCTTATAAAAGACCCAAGAGACAATATTATAACTAAATGGTCAGGAAATGGCAGTAATGGAACTAGTGGAGGTGTTGCTGGTGCTGTTACTGGTACTGGTAAAAAAAATAGTTTTTTAGGTATAAACTCTGGTAATGCCATAACCACTGGCTATCAGAATACAGCTTTTGGCTTTGAAAGTTTGAAAAATAATACTACAGGTCATAGGAATACTTCTATTGGCTCTGAAAGTTTGAAAAATAATACTACAGGTCATAGGAATACTTCTATTGGCTCTGAAAGTTTGAGAGATAATACTACAGGTCATAGGAATACTTCTATTGGCGCTTATTCTCTAGCTTTTAACACTACAGGTACTCTGAATACTTCTATTGGATACTCTTCTTTATACCAATTAGTAAATGGAGAAAAAAATGTAGGAATAGGCTCACATCCTTTATATGAAATGACTACAGGGAGTAATAATATAGCTATAGGGCCATATTCTTTACATAAAATAACTACAGGGAATAAAAATATAGCTATAGGAAGTGACGCTGGTTATTATATTGCTGACGGATTAACATTTCTCCAGGCATCAACTAGTTCTATTTTCATAGGAGATAATGTTAAAGCGAAAGCAGATAACAGCCTTAATGAGATAGTTATAGGTTATGACGCTACAGGAAAAGGAAATAATACGGCAGTAATAGGTAATGAAGGCAGTATTACATCTACTCATTTAGGAGGCATATTGCACAGTGCAGGTTTTAACAAAAGAAGTAAAATGATAAAAGGGTTTACTTATAATGTAGGTGATGTAGTTCTTTACGATTGGGTTTTTTATAAGAGAACTGGATCTGCTGTCACTATCACTAAAACCACCCCTACCCCACCTTCTGATCCTAATTGGGAAGATATTAGCCCTGATAAACTGCTAAAAGTAGGGACTGATAATCTCATAACTAAATGGTCAGGAAAAAGCAGTAATGGAACTAGTGGAGGTACTGGTATAGAAAATAGTTTTTTAGGTATAAGCTCTGGTAATGCCATAACCACTGGCTATCAGAATACGGCTTTTGGCTTTGAAAGTTTGAGAGATAATACTATAGGTTATAGAAATACTTCTGTTGGCGCTTATTCTCTCGCTTTTAACACTAGAGGTTACAGGAATACTTCTATTGGATACGCTTCTTTATACAACTTAGTAGATGGAATAAAAAATGTAGGAATAGGCTCACATCCTTTATATGAAATGACTACAGGGAATAAAAATATAGCTATAGGGACATCTGCTTTATTTAATGTGACTGCAGGTAATAGTAACATAGTTATAGGAAATGATGCTGGTTTTTATATTGCTGACGGATTAACAGCTCTCACTGAATCAACTAATTCTATTCTCATAGGAGATAATGTTAAAGCGCTAGCAGATAACAGCATTAATGAGATAGTTATAGGTGATGACGCTACAGGAAAAGGAAATAATACGGTAGTAATAGGTAATGAAGATAGTATTACATCTACTCATTTAGGAGGTATATTGCACAGTGCAGGTTTTAACAAAAGAAGTAAAATGATGATAGGGTTTACTTATAACGTAGGTGATGTAGTTCTTTACGATTGGGTTTTTTATAAGAGAACTAGATCTTCTGTCACTATCACTAACACCACCCCTACCCCACCTTCTGATCCTAATTGGGAAGATATTAGTTCTGATAAACTACTAAAAGTAGGGACTGATAATCTCATAACTAAATGGTCAGGAAAGGGCAGTAATGGAACTAGTGGAGGTGTTGCTGGTGCTGTTTCCGGTACTGGTGAAGAAAATAGTTTTTTAGGTATAAGATCTGGTAATGCCATAACCACTGGCTATCGGAATACAGCTTTTGGCTTTAAAAGTTTTGAAGATAATACTACAGGTTATATGAATACTTCTATTGGCGCGTATTCTCTCGCTGATAACACTACAGGTTATATGAATACTTCAATTGGATACGCTCCTTTATACGTATTAGTAAATGGAAAAAGAAATGTAGGAATAGGCTCACATCCTTTATATAGTATAACTACAGGGGATAATAATACAGCTATAGGCACATATGCTTTACATAAAATAACTACAGGGGATAATAATACAGCTATAGGAAATCAAGCTGGTTATTATATTGCTAATGGATTACATCTCCTGACATCAAATAATTCTATTTTCATAGGAAATAATGTTAAAGCGAAAGCAGATAACAGCATTAATGAGATAGTTATAGGTAATAAGGCTGAAGGAAAAGGAGATAATACTGTTGTCATTGGTAATAGTAACACTACTGACATTCACTTACCAGGAAATGTTCATGCAGGCACTATAAAACTCTCTTCTGATAAACGTATCAAGAGCATAATAGGCATTTCAGATAAAGAATCAGACCTTAAAAAACTTTTAGATATAGAAATCACGGATTACACTATGAGAGATACTAATAAAATGGGTAATCAGCATTTTAAAAAAGTAATAGCTCAGCAGATAGAAGGTATAGTTCCAAATATTGTAGGAAAGAACAGTGGTGTGATTCCTAGTGTCTATGAATTTTCGAAATCGGTAGAAACTATTGATAATATGACATCAATTACTACAAATAAATCTCACGGTTTTTCTAAGGGAGACATGGTAAGATTAATTTTGGATAATGACCGAGAGAGTTTAGTTAAAGTAAAAGAGATAAAAAGTGCTAATGCTTTTGTTGTAGATTTAGGGGATGAAGTATCTCCAAATAAAGTATTTGTATATGGTAAGGAGGTAGATGATTTGAGATCAGTAGATTACGATGGTCTCACTACATTGAATATCTCAGCCACACAAGCTGTTTATGATCGTATAGTAGAACTAGAAAAAGAAAGTAGCATTCTTAAAAATGAGAATAGTATTATTAAAAGTGAGAATAGCATTCTTAAAAATGAGAATAGCATTATTAAACAAGAGGTTAAAATCCTTAAGGAAGGACTTTCTAATTCTAGAAAAGAGATTAAGAATTTAATTAATATCTTAAGTAAAGCTAAGATTCTAGATGTTAAAGATCTTAAAAGTTTAACAGAAAAATAA
- a CDS encoding DUF5018 domain-containing protein → MFKKNYFIKSIIFSFVLLSVIIFSCDKKNIIEDDLNICIESFALLDSENDQKNLGSDIKCDIDAENYTISLIVPSSAELRGLKFNITPCEGVSISPASGEETDFELVEKPSGESTEEASEASSEGSSSKRYKKIFTLTKGEKSQDYTVYITKEAAPKLTGFTITANTGKGIKTDVSAVITDDTDTATGKILLKIPYTGTTINLEGLSSVINVPEGCTIDPIAGTIAEDIITKQFTLIKTDTGSQRVYTVEVVKGPYIESFKFAAAASGRSSTNADITGEGVTGTIDHIAGTITVTVPSGVTLSSLTPTITVGDNTKAEFTPSAQIDFSSNVQYTVTSNDTSATDFTKVYTVTVTQNAEPQIATFIFTTSSPNNDKNLGSDNITGTITGNDIVLKVPYNAELNGLTPTITHASDVTIYKGDTGSTTPSTTPTDFSSSHSTAVKYRAVCATGGEKVYSVKVYKEPNVTGFSFTKDQNTDNSGFPTGKTYNGNVSGNNITITVANTVDVANLKASITGDNIAANYITPTTLNFSGNATVTVPNQYLPEYTKEYTVTVTKESAPVLSSFSINANPGKGIQSEVIAEFTHPSDSSNTGTILLKFPKNNEHTFDLTGLTYTSKPVTGHTLTPNSPLTDGGSIHSKTFTLTTSLGSKSIYTVTAIKGPYISKFEFAANSGSSGSVNTGISTAMSGNINHEANTITVTLPATVKKTSSDGNNKVTLTPTIELGGDGTTTVSPNTGVSQEFISGTPVNYTVTGQDGITKTYQVTVTRTKSTIAQITKFEIESGNSGNISETSTGDKGRIVVPVTTLPTSSTPTITQSEYATVTPADAQTFTSYDDSKEYTVTAENTSTQKTYDVYIYDSSKTIAVGDSLKLKKDDSSEISGTSVSIDASTRIINITTPSDTDLSSLKLVLEDTSGLSIEPTNPQDFSAGEEVKYTLKNSGTIVGHYWVKITTS, encoded by the coding sequence ATGTTTAAGAAAAATTATTTTATAAAGAGTATTATTTTCTCTTTTGTATTGTTATCGGTAATTATTTTCTCCTGTGATAAAAAGAACATTATAGAAGACGATTTAAATATATGTATAGAGTCATTTGCCTTGCTGGATTCTGAAAATGACCAAAAAAATTTAGGTTCTGATATAAAATGTGATATAGATGCTGAGAATTATACTATATCGCTAATAGTTCCCAGTTCGGCTGAATTAAGAGGCTTAAAGTTTAATATAACCCCATGTGAAGGGGTTAGCATATCTCCTGCTAGTGGAGAAGAAACTGATTTTGAACTTGTTGAAAAACCTTCTGGAGAGTCTACTGAGGAAGCTTCTGAAGCGTCTTCTGAGGGATCCTCTTCTAAACGTTATAAAAAGATATTTACTTTAACAAAAGGAGAAAAAAGTCAAGACTATACTGTATATATAACAAAAGAAGCAGCGCCGAAGTTGACAGGGTTTACAATAACTGCTAATACTGGTAAAGGTATTAAAACTGATGTATCTGCTGTTATAACTGATGACACTGATACTGCTACAGGTAAAATTTTATTGAAGATTCCTTATACAGGTACTACTATTAATTTAGAAGGGTTGTCATCTGTTATCAATGTTCCTGAAGGTTGTACTATAGATCCAATTGCTGGCACAATAGCTGAAGATATTATTACAAAACAATTTACTCTGATAAAAACTGACACAGGTTCTCAAAGAGTTTACACTGTTGAAGTTGTTAAAGGGCCTTATATTGAATCATTTAAGTTTGCTGCTGCTGCGTCTGGCAGAAGTTCTACTAATGCAGATATAACTGGTGAAGGTGTAACAGGGACAATCGATCACATTGCTGGCACTATAACTGTAACAGTTCCTAGTGGTGTCACTTTATCTAGTTTAACTCCTACAATTACAGTTGGAGATAACACTAAAGCTGAGTTCACTCCTTCTGCTCAGATAGATTTCAGTTCTAATGTTCAGTATACTGTAACATCTAATGATACTTCAGCGACTGATTTTACTAAGGTGTATACAGTTACAGTAACTCAAAACGCTGAACCTCAGATAGCAACATTCATATTCACTACTTCTTCTCCCAATAATGATAAAAACCTTGGGAGTGATAATATTACAGGTACTATTACAGGTAACGATATAGTTCTTAAAGTTCCTTATAACGCAGAATTAAATGGATTAACTCCAACCATTACACATGCTTCTGATGTTACAATATACAAAGGAGATACAGGTTCTACTACTCCATCTACTACTCCCACTGATTTCAGCTCTTCTCATTCAACAGCTGTTAAATATCGTGCTGTGTGTGCAACAGGTGGTGAAAAAGTTTATTCTGTGAAAGTTTATAAAGAGCCAAATGTAACAGGATTTAGCTTTACTAAAGATCAAAATACAGATAATAGTGGTTTTCCTACTGGAAAAACATATAATGGTAATGTTTCAGGTAATAATATAACTATCACAGTTGCTAATACGGTTGATGTAGCAAATTTAAAAGCTTCCATTACTGGAGATAATATTGCTGCAAATTATATTACTCCTACTACTTTGAATTTTAGTGGTAATGCAACCGTTACGGTTCCAAATCAGTATTTGCCAGAATATACCAAAGAGTACACTGTAACTGTAACTAAAGAATCAGCACCAGTTTTATCAAGTTTTTCAATAAATGCTAACCCTGGTAAGGGTATTCAAAGTGAGGTAATTGCTGAATTTACGCATCCTAGCGATAGTAGTAATACTGGCACCATATTACTAAAGTTTCCAAAGAATAATGAACATACTTTTGATTTAACGGGATTAACTTATACTAGTAAACCTGTTACAGGACATACTTTAACCCCTAATTCCCCTCTAACAGATGGAGGAAGTATTCATAGTAAAACATTTACTCTAACAACTTCCTTAGGCTCTAAAAGTATTTATACTGTAACAGCAATTAAAGGGCCTTATATTAGTAAATTTGAATTTGCCGCTAATAGTGGGAGCAGCGGGAGCGTTAATACGGGTATAAGCACTGCTATGAGTGGAAATATTAACCATGAAGCCAATACTATAACAGTAACACTTCCTGCTACGGTGAAGAAGACCTCATCAGATGGTAATAACAAAGTAACCCTAACTCCTACAATTGAGTTGGGAGGAGATGGCACCACTACTGTTTCTCCTAACACTGGAGTTTCTCAGGAGTTTATCTCTGGCACCCCTGTTAATTATACAGTAACAGGTCAAGATGGAATAACAAAAACTTATCAAGTTACTGTAACTAGAACAAAATCGACAATAGCGCAGATTACAAAATTTGAAATAGAATCAGGAAATTCAGGTAACATTTCAGAGACTAGCACTGGTGATAAAGGAAGAATAGTTGTGCCTGTGACTACTCTACCAACAAGTTCAACTCCTACTATAACACAATCAGAATATGCTACTGTAACTCCAGCAGATGCTCAAACTTTTACTTCGTATGATGATTCAAAAGAATATACAGTAACAGCTGAAAATACTAGTACACAAAAAACTTATGATGTTTATATCTATGATTCTAGCAAGACTATAGCTGTTGGTGATAGTTTGAAACTAAAAAAAGATGATTCTTCAGAGATTAGCGGAACTTCTGTTTCTATTGATGCAAGTACTAGAATTATAAATATTACTACCCCTTCTGACACTGATCTTAGTAGTTTAAAGCTTGTTTTAGAAGATACTTCCGGGCTTAGCATAGAGCCTACCAATCCTCAGGATTTTTCTGCAGGAGAAGAAGTAAAGTATACTCTTAAAAATAGTGGTACAATTGTAGGTCATTATTGGGTTAAGATTACTACAAGTTAA
- a CDS encoding IS1380 family transposase, with product MRNKNTLFYRGKTSVELTFSSSEISSDGSLIMLEKLERDHRLIHYYSKLLPDTRDSRFITYTRKQQLKQRVYMIMLGYEDANDVNHLHNDPLFKDVLQGDLASQPTISRFENSFDKQAVFKFCDAWLYKYVSSLSDRKRIVIDVDSTNDPTHGSQQLSMFNGYYSQFMYNELFFHDGKTGQIILPVLRPGNSHSNKWYVSILKRIIIKIRESHPEMEIIIRSDSGFSCAPFYQLVDDFDLLYVTGIASNEVLKRKVSWSKNAVKKMYLDQGEKHQHFMSFTYKAKSWHKPQQCYSKVESTGLGMNIRHFSSNLPQKDAREIYFDFYVKRGDSSENRIKEVKNMCFSDRLSNHSFLANFFRLMMSSLAYEMFLLLKQKIKKTRFEVAKKWLISSIRTYLLKVGATIKITKRRIYYQLSKSFVYKGLFREIITQ from the coding sequence ATGAGGAATAAAAACACATTATTTTATAGAGGGAAAACTTCTGTTGAGTTAACTTTTTCATCATCAGAAATTAGCTCTGATGGATCTTTAATCATGCTTGAAAAACTAGAAAGAGATCATAGATTGATTCATTATTACAGTAAACTTTTGCCTGATACTCGAGACTCTAGATTTATTACTTATACCAGAAAGCAACAGTTAAAACAAAGGGTTTATATGATCATGTTAGGCTATGAAGACGCCAATGATGTTAATCATTTACATAACGATCCTTTATTCAAAGATGTTCTTCAAGGTGATTTGGCTTCTCAACCTACTATATCAAGATTTGAGAATAGCTTTGACAAACAAGCTGTTTTTAAGTTTTGTGATGCGTGGTTATACAAATATGTTTCAAGTTTATCTGATCGTAAGAGAATAGTTATTGACGTAGATTCAACTAATGATCCAACTCATGGCAGTCAACAATTGTCAATGTTTAACGGTTATTATAGTCAATTCATGTACAATGAACTATTTTTTCATGATGGAAAAACAGGACAGATTATCCTTCCTGTACTCCGCCCAGGAAATAGTCATTCTAATAAATGGTATGTGAGTATTTTAAAGCGAATAATTATCAAAATACGTGAGAGTCACCCAGAGATGGAAATAATTATTAGAAGTGATAGCGGCTTTAGTTGCGCTCCTTTTTACCAATTAGTAGATGATTTTGATTTACTATATGTGACAGGCATAGCGAGCAATGAAGTTTTAAAAAGAAAGGTATCTTGGTCAAAAAATGCTGTAAAAAAAATGTATTTAGATCAGGGAGAGAAGCACCAACATTTTATGAGTTTTACGTACAAAGCCAAGAGTTGGCACAAGCCTCAACAGTGCTATTCTAAAGTTGAGAGTACAGGATTAGGGATGAACATAAGGCATTTTTCTAGTAATCTTCCCCAAAAGGATGCTAGAGAAATTTACTTTGACTTTTATGTGAAAAGAGGTGATTCAAGTGAAAATAGAATAAAAGAAGTTAAAAATATGTGTTTTTCTGATCGTTTGTCAAATCATAGTTTTCTTGCTAATTTTTTTCGACTTATGATGAGTAGTCTTGCCTATGAAATGTTTTTATTACTGAAACAGAAGATAAAGAAAACAAGATTTGAAGTAGCAAAAAAATGGTTAATCAGTTCGATTAGAACCTATCTTCTCAAGGTAGGAGCAACGATTAAAATTACCAAAAGGCGAATCTATTATCAGCTATCTAAATCTTTTGTTTACAAGGGTTTATTTCGGGAAATTATTACCCAGTAA